GTGCTGTAGGGCGGCGTGTCCGGCAAGGCCACGCCGATCAGGGGATACAAGTCCGCCATGCTGGCGCCAGACAGGGTCAGGCGCAGGTCCAGCGCGCCCAGATGGGTGGGATTGGTCAAGGTGCCGACGGCGGACGCCTTGGTGTGACCCAACGCCGCCTTGACCTCCAGCGGGAAGGGCTTGTCGCTGTCCTGCAGCGCCAGCACGCCCCCCACCTTGCCTTGCGCATCGACGGGCAGGCCTTTGTACTTGCCCTTGGCCTGCCAGCCAAAGACGTAGGCATCGTTCGCACTTGGCTGCCCCGACTGGTCCGCTGTGTTCGACTGTCCGGATTGCCCAGCCTGCCCGCCCTGCGCGGCCTGGCCCTTGCCATCGGCTTGCGCCGGCTGCGCGTCGGATTTGCCAGCAGCCCGTTTCTGTCCGCTCAGGTCGCCGGCGATCTGGGCCCCCGCCAGATTGGCAATGGAGATGGGCTTGCCCAGCGGATCCACCACGACCTGCACATCCGCCTGGCGGGTGGCGTCCAGGTACGCCACCGTCCCCTTGTCGAAGGCGATCTCGCGCACGTCCAGCGTCCAGGCCGATGGTTGCTTGTCGGCATCCTTGTCCTGATCCTGCTGCGGTTGGAACTCCCAATTCGCGCGTCCGTCGGCTAAACGCTCCAGATTCACCGCCGGTTCGCCAAGCTGGATATGACGCAAGGCCACCCGATGCGTCAGCAAGGGCAACAGCCCCACCTGGAATTGCAGTTGTTTCAGCGTGGCGAACTTGGGCGCCTTGCCCCAGTCCGTATTCGCGACCGAGATGTCGCCGGCGGTCAGTTGTGCCCAGGGTATCCAGGCCCGCCAGCCATGCTCGTCTTCCGGCCGCCGCCATTCCAGCCGCAGATCGCCGTTGATGGCCACCTGCCGGCCCAGCGCGGCCGTCGCCTTCTCCTCGACAAAAGGTTTGAAGCGGTTTGCGTCCAGCGTCGCCAGGAACACGACCACGGCCGCCAGGATTAAAATTAACGCGGCTGCAATACCGGCAAGGATTTTGTTTCTACGCGCCATTCTTGTCGCCTTCTTCGATGACAGTCGTGGGACATGCCCGTCCTTGGCGGGCGCGGCGCATATTCCGTGCCGGGCCGCATCGGCCGGCCCGCCACGGCGCGGCGCCCCGATACGCATTAACATTGCGCCCCGGGGTTCGCCCCGGTCAAACCGGCCGCCTTCCCAGGAGGCCGACCCCGTCAGACCATACGGCAGCGCGGCTCGCGCGCGCATGCCAGGAGAGCCCATGCGGCAACTGTGTTTCGTTTTTATCGTCGCGGCGCTGATCATGCTGACCGTCAGCCGGTTGGCGCTGGCGGCCTGGCAGCGTGAGCGGGTGCGCAATGCCGGCGGCCTCTGGCCCATCGTGCTGGGGGGCTGGCGCATCGACGCACACCAGGTCTCCGTGCTGGCGATCGCGCCTGCCGTCTTCGCGCCCTGGCTGGGTCATTTCCCGACGGCGGCGGCCATCACATCGGTCTGGTTCCAGGCGGCATGGCTGCTGCTGGTATTCATGGAGGTCGCCACGCCGCCCTTCATACTCGAATACGACGCCCGCCCCAACCGCCTGTTCATCGAATACCTGAAGCACCCGCGCGAGGTCTCCGGCATGTTGTGGCGCGGCTTCAAGGGCCCGCTGGTGGGCGGGCTGGTGGTGGTTGCGCTGGCCGCGTGGGCCGGTCACGCCATGTTCGGTTCGCCGCGCCCCGACGCCGCCCTGGCCTGGTGGCAGATGCCGCTGTACAGCCTGGCCGCCCTGGCCATCGGCATCCTGGCGATACGGGGCACGCTGCAACATCGCCCCATCAATCCATCCACGGTGGCCTACTGCGGCGACGGCATGCTGAACATGCTGCCGCTGAACTCTCTCTATAGTGTGCTGTACGCCGTCTACAGCATGAAGAACGAAAAATCGGCGTCCGCCGTCTACGGCGACATGCCGGACGAAGAAATGCACGCGCAGGTGCTGCAGGCCGCCGGCCTCCCTCAGCCGCCGGCGGACCCGGCCTATCCCAGCATGCACCTGCAAACGCCCGGGCAACGCCGGGCGCGCCCCCTGAACCTGGTCATCATCCTGGAAGAAAGCCTGGGCGCCCAATATGTGGCCAACCTGGGCGGGCAGGCGCTGACGCCATGCCTGGATGCGCTGGCACGCGATGGCTGGAATTTCACGCGGGCCTATGCCACCGGCACGCGCTCGGTACGCGGCCTGGAGGCGGTCGTCACCGGCTTCATGCCGACGCCGGCGCAGGCCGTGGTCAAGCTGCCCGATGCGCAACGCGGTTTCTTCACGCTGGCGGATCTGCTGGGCCGGCAGGGCTACCATTCGCGCTTCATCTACGGCGGCGAG
This genomic interval from Bordetella genomosp. 8 contains the following:
- a CDS encoding LTA synthase family protein, with protein sequence MRQLCFVFIVAALIMLTVSRLALAAWQRERVRNAGGLWPIVLGGWRIDAHQVSVLAIAPAVFAPWLGHFPTAAAITSVWFQAAWLLLVFMEVATPPFILEYDARPNRLFIEYLKHPREVSGMLWRGFKGPLVGGLVVVALAAWAGHAMFGSPRPDAALAWWQMPLYSLAALAIGILAIRGTLQHRPINPSTVAYCGDGMLNMLPLNSLYSVLYAVYSMKNEKSASAVYGDMPDEEMHAQVLQAAGLPQPPADPAYPSMHLQTPGQRRARPLNLVIILEESLGAQYVANLGGQALTPCLDALARDGWNFTRAYATGTRSVRGLEAVVTGFMPTPAQAVVKLPDAQRGFFTLADLLGRQGYHSRFIYGGEAHFDNMKGFFLGNGFNQIVDRGEFVDPQFVGTWGASDEDMFNQLHRLLSSDGDQPTFTLAFTVSNHTPWEYPTGRIQPDGNPATVENTVRYADWALGRFFEQARNSAYWENTVFLIAADHDSRVSGASLVPVRHFHIPALILGADVAARRDDRIVSQVDLAPTLLSLMGVESRHPMLGRDLTRALQDGDPGRAIMQYGDNYGYLKGDRLLVLGPQKAPVQYRYGQPETYEAAPVDPGLAREALAHALWPSWAYREGRYALPALHGSASRTAPSLRSGLERA